One region of Azoarcus sp. CIB genomic DNA includes:
- a CDS encoding SAM-dependent methyltransferase yields MSAQRGALFLVPVSLGDTACSHILPHEVQAIARRLCHFVVENAKTARTELKRLEHPGPLRDIDIQVLPEKDAPAALDALLTPALQGHDIGLMSEAGCPAVADPGARLVARAHARGIEVRPLVGPSSILLALMASGLNGQSFAFNGYLPVSEPERDGRIRQLEDESRRLQRTQIFIETPYRNERLFDALLANCRPTTRMCVARELTTDNEWVGSTSIADWRRNPKPELARRPTLFLLLAS; encoded by the coding sequence ATGAGCGCACAACGCGGCGCCCTGTTTCTCGTACCGGTGAGCCTCGGCGACACGGCGTGCTCGCACATTCTTCCGCACGAGGTGCAGGCGATTGCGCGCCGGCTTTGCCATTTTGTTGTCGAAAATGCCAAGACGGCACGAACGGAACTCAAACGCCTGGAACACCCGGGCCCCTTGCGCGACATCGACATCCAGGTCTTGCCCGAGAAGGACGCCCCGGCGGCACTCGACGCCCTGCTCACCCCGGCACTTCAGGGCCACGATATCGGCCTGATGTCGGAAGCCGGCTGTCCGGCTGTCGCGGACCCCGGGGCACGATTAGTGGCACGCGCGCACGCACGGGGCATCGAGGTGCGACCGCTGGTCGGCCCGTCGTCGATTCTGCTGGCCCTGATGGCCTCGGGCCTGAACGGCCAGAGCTTCGCCTTCAACGGCTATCTGCCCGTTTCCGAACCGGAGCGGGACGGGCGCATCCGGCAACTCGAGGACGAATCGCGCCGCCTGCAGCGCACGCAGATCTTCATTGAAACCCCCTACCGCAACGAGCGGCTGTTCGACGCCCTGCTGGCGAACTGCCGCCCGACGACACGAATGTGTGTTGCGCGCGAGTTGACGACGGACAACGAATGGGTGGGCAGCACGAGCATTGCCGACTGGCGCCGGAATCCCAAGCCCGAATTGGCCAGGCGCCCCACGCTCTTCCTGTTGCTCGCCAGCTGA
- a CDS encoding RluA family pseudouridine synthase — protein sequence MMAQGKAVTVRRERVDDSVAGQRIDNYLMRVCKGVPKSHVYRILRSGEVRVNGGRVGPTYRLALGDEVRIPPVRVAESNTPAVVPAGKALPVVYEDDALMVVDKPSGKAVHGGSGVSFGVIEQLRSQRPEARMLELAHRIDRETSGLLIIAKKRSALTALHDMMREGRVEKRYLTLVPGKWANPLQHVKEPLFKYLTPEGERRVRVSGEGKQAHSVVRLVKRWQRFSLLEVELKTGRTHQIRVHLAHLGFPLCGDDKYGNFPLNKALEQEGLRRMFLHAAYLSFAHPLTGEPIVLQSPLPHELQGFIDHLDATESRKNG from the coding sequence ATGATGGCACAAGGCAAAGCGGTGACGGTCCGGCGCGAACGCGTCGATGATTCGGTCGCCGGTCAGCGGATAGACAATTACCTCATGCGTGTGTGCAAGGGGGTACCGAAAAGCCACGTCTATCGGATCCTGCGCAGCGGGGAAGTGCGTGTCAATGGCGGACGGGTCGGTCCGACCTACCGTCTCGCGCTCGGGGACGAGGTGCGGATTCCCCCCGTACGCGTCGCGGAATCGAACACCCCGGCGGTGGTGCCAGCCGGCAAGGCTTTGCCCGTCGTGTACGAGGATGATGCCCTCATGGTCGTCGACAAGCCCTCGGGCAAAGCCGTGCATGGTGGCAGCGGCGTGAGCTTCGGTGTCATTGAGCAATTGCGCAGCCAGCGGCCCGAAGCACGCATGCTCGAACTGGCGCATCGCATCGACCGTGAGACCTCGGGGCTCCTGATCATCGCGAAGAAGCGGTCGGCGCTGACCGCCCTCCACGACATGATGCGCGAGGGGCGCGTGGAGAAGCGCTACCTCACGCTGGTGCCCGGCAAGTGGGCCAACCCGTTGCAGCACGTGAAGGAGCCGCTGTTCAAGTACCTCACGCCTGAGGGTGAGCGGCGCGTGCGCGTGAGCGGCGAAGGCAAGCAGGCGCATAGTGTTGTGCGGCTCGTGAAGCGCTGGCAGCGCTTCAGTTTGCTCGAGGTGGAACTCAAGACGGGCCGTACCCACCAGATCCGTGTCCACCTTGCTCACCTCGGTTTTCCGTTGTGCGGCGATGACAAGTACGGCAATTTCCCGCTCAACAAGGCGCTCGAGCAGGAAGGGCTGAGGCGGATGTTCCTCCATGCAGCCTATCTCTCCTTCGCCCATCCGCTTACCGGGGAGCCGATCGTGCTGCAGTCGCCGCTTCCCCACGAGCTGCAGGGCTTCATCGATCACCTGGATGCAACAGAGTCTCGCAAGAATGGCTAA
- the uvrB gene encoding excinuclease ABC subunit UvrB, with product MTSSTDSVPVVTFEGSPFRLHQPFAPAGDQPAAIDLLTEGVSDGLMFQTLLGVTGSGKTYTMANVIARCGRPALVLAPNKTLAAQLYAEFREFFPENAVEYFVSYYDYYQPEAYVPSRDLFIEKDSSINEHIEQMRLSATKSLMERRDVVIVATVSCIYGIGDPVDYHAMILHLREGERIAHRDLVQRLVAMQYTRSDIDFRRGTFRVRGDVIDVFPAENAEYAVRIEMFDDEIEHLTLFDPLTGHLKQKLVRFTVYPSSHYVTPRATVLQAIEAIKDELRDRVSDFQRAGKLVEAQRIEQRTRFDLEMLNEMGFCKGIENYSRHLSGRGPGEPPPTLIDYLPPDALLFVDESHVAIPQVGGMYKGDRSRKENLVEYGFRMPSALDNRPLKFEEFERLMPQTIFVSATPANYEATHQAQVVEQVVRPTGLIDPAVEVRSASTQVDDLLSQAKRRIAVGERVLVTTLTKRMAEDLTDYLAENGIRVRYLHSDIDTVERVEIIRDLRLGEFDVLVGINLLREGLDIPEVSLVAILDADKEGFLRSERSLIQTIGRAARHIHGRAILYADVVTRSMRAAMDETERRRAKQLAFNAEHGIVPKSVTKRIKDIIDGVYSSSDERNANVAQEARAEYFAMDEKSVAKAIRKLEKEMQEHARNLEFEKAAAARDELFRLRQRAFGADQHGEA from the coding sequence ATGACGAGTTCGACGGACAGTGTTCCGGTGGTGACTTTCGAAGGGAGTCCGTTCAGACTCCATCAGCCTTTTGCGCCCGCGGGCGACCAGCCGGCAGCGATCGATCTGCTGACCGAGGGGGTGTCCGACGGCCTGATGTTCCAGACCCTGCTCGGCGTGACCGGCTCGGGCAAGACCTACACGATGGCGAACGTCATTGCGCGCTGCGGCCGACCCGCCCTGGTGCTGGCGCCGAACAAGACGCTAGCCGCGCAGTTGTACGCCGAATTCCGGGAGTTCTTTCCCGAGAACGCCGTCGAATATTTTGTCTCGTACTACGACTACTACCAGCCGGAAGCCTATGTTCCGTCGCGCGATCTCTTCATCGAGAAGGATTCAAGCATCAACGAGCACATCGAGCAGATGCGCCTGTCGGCAACGAAGAGCCTGATGGAGCGGCGCGACGTGGTGATCGTCGCGACGGTGTCGTGCATCTACGGTATCGGCGACCCGGTCGATTACCATGCGATGATCCTGCATCTGCGTGAGGGCGAGCGCATTGCCCATCGCGACCTCGTGCAGCGACTCGTGGCGATGCAGTACACCCGCTCCGACATCGACTTCCGGCGCGGGACCTTCCGTGTGCGCGGCGACGTGATCGACGTGTTTCCGGCGGAGAATGCCGAGTATGCGGTGCGGATCGAGATGTTCGACGACGAGATCGAGCATCTGACGTTGTTCGACCCCCTTACCGGGCACCTGAAGCAGAAGCTCGTCCGCTTTACCGTTTACCCGTCCAGCCACTACGTTACTCCGCGCGCGACGGTGCTGCAGGCGATCGAGGCGATCAAGGATGAGCTGCGCGATCGAGTCAGTGATTTTCAGCGCGCGGGTAAGCTGGTGGAAGCTCAGCGCATCGAGCAGCGCACGCGCTTCGATCTGGAGATGCTCAACGAGATGGGGTTCTGCAAGGGCATCGAGAACTACTCGCGCCATTTGTCGGGGCGCGGCCCAGGCGAGCCGCCGCCGACGCTGATCGACTATCTGCCGCCGGACGCGTTGCTGTTCGTCGATGAGTCGCACGTGGCGATTCCGCAGGTGGGCGGCATGTACAAGGGTGACCGTTCGCGTAAGGAGAACCTCGTCGAATACGGATTCCGTATGCCGTCGGCACTCGACAACCGGCCGCTGAAGTTCGAGGAATTCGAGCGCCTGATGCCGCAGACGATCTTCGTGTCCGCGACGCCTGCGAATTACGAGGCGACGCACCAGGCGCAAGTCGTCGAGCAGGTCGTCCGCCCCACGGGGCTGATCGACCCCGCGGTGGAGGTCAGGTCCGCAAGCACTCAGGTCGACGACCTGCTGTCCCAGGCCAAGCGCCGTATTGCCGTGGGTGAGCGCGTGCTGGTAACGACGCTGACGAAGCGGATGGCGGAGGACCTCACCGATTATCTTGCCGAAAACGGCATTCGCGTGCGTTACCTGCATTCCGACATCGACACGGTCGAGCGTGTCGAGATTATCCGCGATCTGCGTCTCGGGGAGTTCGATGTGCTGGTGGGCATCAACCTGCTGCGCGAAGGTCTGGATATTCCCGAGGTGTCTCTTGTGGCGATTCTGGACGCGGACAAGGAAGGTTTCCTGCGTTCCGAGCGCTCGCTGATCCAGACGATCGGGCGGGCCGCACGGCATATCCACGGCCGCGCGATCCTATACGCGGACGTGGTGACGCGCTCGATGCGCGCCGCGATGGACGAGACCGAGCGACGTCGGGCAAAGCAGCTCGCGTTCAACGCCGAACACGGTATCGTCCCGAAGTCGGTGACCAAGCGCATCAAGGACATCATCGACGGCGTCTACTCGAGCAGCGACGAGCGCAATGCGAATGTAGCGCAGGAGGCGCGGGCCGAATATTTCGCGATGGACGAGAAGTCCGTCGCGAAGGCGATCCGGAAACTCGAGAAGGAAATGCAGGAACATGCCCGCAACCTCGAATTCGAAAAGGCTGCAGCAGCCCGGGACGAATTGTTCAGGCTGCGCCAGCGCGCGTTCGGCGCGGACCAGCATGGGGAGGCCTGA
- a CDS encoding Maf family nucleotide pyrophosphatase, giving the protein MKLVLASTSAYRRMLLERLQTPFEIASPKVDETPLPGETPPATANRLAIEKAQAVALNHTDALVIGSDQVAHIGDEVFGKPGTVERAVAQLRRMSGQAVTFHTALAIVNTRSGHVRSESVPTFVRFRNLDDDEIRRYVDKERPLDCAGSAKSEGLGITLLESLSGDDPTALIGLPLIALSRLLRAEGMQLP; this is encoded by the coding sequence ATGAAACTCGTACTCGCCTCGACCTCTGCCTATCGTCGCATGCTCCTCGAACGCCTCCAAACGCCGTTCGAGATCGCCAGCCCGAAGGTTGACGAAACCCCCCTGCCGGGCGAAACGCCGCCCGCGACAGCAAACCGCCTCGCGATCGAGAAAGCGCAGGCGGTCGCACTCAATCACACCGACGCCCTCGTGATCGGCAGCGATCAGGTCGCGCACATCGGCGACGAAGTGTTCGGCAAGCCGGGCACCGTCGAGCGCGCCGTCGCCCAGTTGCGTCGCATGAGCGGACAGGCCGTCACCTTTCACACCGCGCTCGCGATCGTCAACACCCGCAGCGGACACGTCCGCAGCGAGAGCGTCCCGACCTTCGTGCGCTTCCGCAATCTCGACGACGACGAGATCCGGCGCTACGTAGACAAGGAACGCCCCCTCGACTGCGCCGGCAGCGCCAAGTCGGAAGGCCTCGGCATCACGCTCCTGGAGTCGCTCTCTGGCGATGATCCGACAGCGCTGATCGGCCTCCCGCTCATCGCACTGTCGCGTCTCCTGCGCGCAGAAGGTATGCAGCTCCCATGA
- a CDS encoding low molecular weight protein-tyrosine-phosphatase, whose translation MTKILFVCTGNICRSPTAEGVARHAIRAAGLDGVIEVESAGTHGYHVGEAPDPRTRKAAKKRGYDLSMLRARKLEPADFEAFDLLLAMDTGHLEIMKRNCPDEHRGKVRLFMSYARRFKADEVPDPYYGGERGFDLVLDYCEDAIGGLVDVLRSSR comes from the coding sequence GTGACGAAAATCCTGTTCGTATGTACCGGCAACATCTGCAGATCCCCTACTGCCGAAGGTGTGGCGCGGCATGCCATCCGCGCGGCGGGGCTCGACGGGGTGATCGAGGTCGAATCGGCCGGGACGCACGGCTATCACGTCGGTGAGGCGCCCGATCCGCGCACGCGCAAGGCGGCCAAGAAGCGCGGCTACGATCTTTCGATGTTGCGGGCGCGAAAACTCGAACCGGCGGACTTCGAGGCCTTCGACCTGTTGCTCGCGATGGACACCGGGCACCTTGAGATCATGAAGCGAAACTGTCCCGACGAGCATCGCGGCAAGGTCAGGCTCTTCATGAGCTACGCACGCCGCTTCAAGGCTGACGAAGTGCCCGATCCCTATTACGGCGGCGAGCGCGGGTTCGATCTGGTACTCGACTACTGTGAAGATGCGATCGGGGGGCTCGTCGACGTGCTGAGGTCGTCGCGCTGA
- a CDS encoding HAD-IA family hydrolase produces the protein MAKRFDLIVFDWDGTLMDSAAAIVNAIVAASRDLNLPEPSEARARYVIGLGLADALRHAVPDLPEADYPRMVERYRYHYLARDHELSLFPGAYEMIEELSAAGRMLAVATGKSRLGLSRALECSGLGAFFHCTRCADECFSKPHPAMLEEIMNELGVARDRTLMVGDTTHDLQMARNAGVAGLGVAFGAHPRVALEGEELVGIVGSPAELALWLRENA, from the coding sequence ATGGCTAAGCGCTTCGACCTCATCGTTTTCGACTGGGACGGAACCCTCATGGATTCGGCGGCGGCGATCGTAAACGCGATCGTGGCAGCGTCACGAGATCTCAATCTGCCGGAGCCGTCCGAGGCGCGCGCTCGCTACGTCATCGGACTGGGGCTGGCCGACGCGCTCCGCCATGCCGTGCCGGATTTGCCCGAGGCCGACTATCCCCGCATGGTCGAGCGCTATCGCTACCATTACCTGGCGCGGGATCACGAGCTGTCGCTGTTCCCGGGTGCGTACGAAATGATCGAGGAGCTCTCCGCGGCAGGGCGGATGCTGGCTGTCGCAACCGGAAAGAGCCGGCTGGGCCTTAGTCGCGCACTCGAGTGCAGCGGGCTGGGGGCGTTCTTCCACTGCACGCGGTGTGCGGACGAATGCTTCTCCAAGCCGCACCCGGCGATGCTGGAGGAAATCATGAACGAACTCGGCGTCGCCCGGGATCGCACGCTGATGGTCGGTGACACGACGCACGACCTTCAGATGGCGAGGAACGCGGGGGTGGCCGGGCTAGGCGTGGCCTTCGGGGCCCATCCGAGGGTGGCGCTGGAGGGCGAGGAGCTTGTCGGGATCGTTGGCTCTCCCGCTGAGCTCGCCCTGTGGCTGCGCGAGAACGCCTGA
- a CDS encoding Rne/Rng family ribonuclease: MKRMLFNATQAEELRVAIVDGQKLIDLDIESAAKEQRKSNIYKAVITRIEPSLEAAFVDYGSERHGFLPFKEISRSYFAPGVDAGKARIQDALKEGQELIVQVEKDERGNKGAALTTYISLAGRYLVLMPNNPRGGGVSRRVEGDERSELREVMDQLEVPPGMSLIARTAAIGRNAEELQWDLNYLLQLWRAIDGAAQSQSGAFLIYQEGSLVIRAIRDYFQPDIGEILIDTDDVYEQALQFMAHVMPANVNRVKRYNDDVPLFSRFQIEHQIESAYSRQVSLPSGGAVVIDHTEALVSIDVNSGRSTKGADIEETAFRTNLEAAEEIARQLRLRDLGGLIVIDFIDMESQKNQREVENRLRDALRHDRARVQTGKISRFGLLELSRQRLRPALAETSYIPCPRCNGTGHIRSTESSALHILRILEEEAMKENTGAVHLQVPVDVATFLLNEKRSDIAHIEYRHKIQLIIIPNRHLETPHHEIIRLRHDQLNLEELALASYQMVGKPAEVDLRLPTKDDKKPARAEAVVKGIAPAQPAPVVEPKPEPAAAPAAEPGLFARLFAWLRGEKTTPAPQPAEEAQSKREARPRGERGENRRGGNNRNRREGQRAEREEPSQPTRSNGRGEQRQERQERTERAERPERAERQERAERAERPEAAERSEGRRQRGPRQPKPVEAVENAAEQQVVEAVAVTGVTETAAPTGEEGTPEKRRRRSRGRRDRRPGEDQGIAAAAGVGSETLEEAMAGETAQAEPAPRAVEATTAATAEPSREVITVAETEAPLPVVASTAEAVPAEVEEAPMPVRAIAAAAPAEAVADAAPTVEEIATIEAAPTAQTEEAPAEVVAPAEEAAVAPAAALAEAVQPTPVEAEAAPLVVEQAATAEAQEIAHAPSAPIDLGSSLAESGLVMIETSSEKVQAFTESHADEAPARPLGRRPRPSLVITDEPLQQVETQKPH, translated from the coding sequence ATGAAGCGCATGCTTTTCAATGCGACGCAGGCCGAGGAACTGCGCGTCGCAATCGTGGATGGTCAGAAACTGATCGACCTCGATATCGAATCGGCCGCCAAGGAACAACGCAAGAGCAATATCTACAAAGCCGTCATCACGCGCATCGAGCCCAGTCTCGAAGCGGCGTTCGTTGATTACGGCTCGGAGCGGCATGGTTTTCTGCCGTTCAAGGAAATATCCCGCTCCTACTTCGCGCCCGGCGTCGATGCTGGCAAGGCGCGCATTCAGGACGCGCTCAAGGAAGGCCAGGAACTCATCGTCCAGGTCGAGAAGGACGAGCGCGGCAACAAGGGCGCGGCCCTGACCACCTACATCTCGCTGGCGGGACGCTACCTGGTCCTGATGCCGAACAACCCCCGTGGGGGTGGCGTTTCGCGGCGCGTCGAGGGTGACGAGCGCAGCGAACTGCGTGAAGTCATGGATCAGCTCGAAGTCCCCCCCGGCATGAGCCTGATCGCGCGCACCGCGGCGATCGGCCGCAACGCCGAGGAACTGCAGTGGGACCTCAACTACCTGCTGCAGTTGTGGCGCGCGATCGACGGTGCCGCGCAGTCGCAGTCTGGCGCGTTCCTGATCTACCAGGAAGGCAGCCTCGTGATTCGCGCAATCCGCGACTACTTCCAGCCGGACATCGGCGAGATCCTGATCGACACCGATGACGTGTACGAGCAGGCCCTCCAGTTCATGGCCCATGTGATGCCGGCCAACGTCAATCGCGTGAAGCGGTACAACGACGATGTGCCGCTGTTCTCGCGCTTTCAGATCGAGCATCAGATCGAGTCCGCCTACTCGCGCCAGGTGAGCCTGCCCAGCGGCGGCGCGGTCGTGATCGACCATACCGAAGCCCTCGTCTCCATCGACGTAAACTCCGGCCGCTCGACCAAGGGCGCGGATATCGAGGAAACGGCCTTCCGCACCAACCTCGAGGCGGCCGAAGAAATTGCACGCCAGCTCCGTCTGCGAGACCTCGGCGGCCTGATCGTCATCGACTTCATCGACATGGAGTCGCAGAAGAATCAGCGCGAGGTCGAGAACCGCCTGCGTGACGCGCTGCGCCACGACCGCGCGCGCGTCCAGACCGGCAAGATCAGCCGCTTCGGCCTGCTTGAGCTTTCGCGCCAACGCCTGCGCCCCGCGCTGGCGGAAACGAGCTACATCCCCTGCCCGCGCTGCAACGGCACCGGCCACATCCGCAGCACGGAATCGTCCGCGCTGCACATCCTGCGCATCCTCGAAGAGGAAGCGATGAAGGAAAACACCGGCGCAGTGCATCTGCAGGTGCCGGTGGATGTCGCAACCTTCCTCCTCAACGAGAAGCGTTCGGACATTGCACACATCGAGTACCGGCACAAGATCCAGCTGATCATCATTCCCAACCGCCACCTCGAGACGCCGCACCACGAGATCATCCGCCTGCGCCACGACCAGCTGAATCTGGAAGAACTGGCACTCGCCAGCTACCAGATGGTCGGCAAGCCCGCAGAAGTCGACCTGCGCCTGCCGACGAAGGACGACAAGAAGCCGGCCCGCGCCGAAGCCGTAGTGAAGGGCATCGCCCCTGCGCAGCCCGCGCCGGTGGTGGAGCCTAAGCCCGAGCCTGCTGCCGCTCCGGCTGCCGAGCCTGGCCTGTTTGCGCGCCTCTTTGCGTGGCTGCGCGGCGAGAAGACGACCCCGGCTCCGCAACCCGCGGAAGAAGCACAGTCGAAGCGCGAGGCGCGTCCCCGCGGCGAACGCGGGGAGAATCGCCGCGGCGGCAACAACCGCAACCGCCGTGAAGGCCAGCGCGCCGAACGTGAGGAACCTTCGCAGCCCACCCGCAGCAACGGCAGAGGCGAACAACGGCAAGAGCGCCAGGAGCGTACCGAACGGGCCGAGCGTCCCGAACGGGCGGAACGCCAGGAACGCGCCGAACGCGCAGAGCGTCCCGAAGCTGCGGAGCGCAGCGAAGGCCGCCGGCAGCGCGGACCGCGCCAGCCCAAGCCTGTCGAGGCCGTCGAAAACGCAGCCGAACAACAAGTCGTAGAGGCCGTCGCAGTAACCGGCGTGACCGAAACGGCCGCACCGACGGGCGAGGAAGGCACGCCGGAGAAGCGCCGCCGCCGCAGCCGCGGTCGCCGGGACCGTCGCCCAGGCGAAGACCAGGGAATTGCGGCCGCAGCGGGAGTCGGCAGTGAGACCCTCGAAGAGGCAATGGCAGGCGAAACCGCACAGGCGGAGCCGGCCCCGCGAGCGGTCGAGGCGACAACAGCCGCAACCGCCGAACCTTCCCGCGAGGTGATCACTGTCGCCGAAACCGAGGCGCCGCTGCCTGTCGTCGCCAGCACAGCGGAAGCGGTGCCTGCCGAGGTCGAAGAAGCGCCCATGCCTGTTCGTGCAATCGCAGCGGCAGCACCCGCCGAGGCGGTAGCCGATGCCGCACCGACCGTCGAGGAAATAGCGACAATCGAAGCGGCGCCGACGGCACAAACCGAAGAGGCGCCAGCCGAAGTCGTCGCACCGGCAGAGGAAGCCGCTGTGGCGCCCGCGGCGGCGCTTGCCGAAGCCGTGCAACCGACTCCAGTGGAAGCCGAGGCAGCCCCCCTAGTCGTCGAGCAGGCCGCCACGGCCGAGGCGCAGGAAATCGCGCACGCGCCGTCCGCACCGATCGATCTCGGCAGCTCGCTGGCGGAGAGTGGCCTCGTGATGATCGAAACGAGCAGCGAAAAGGTCCAGGCCTTCACCGAGTCCCATGCCGATGAGGCACCTGCCCGTCCGCTTGGCCGGCGTCCGCGGCCTTCGCTCGTGATCACCGACGAGCCGCTGCAGCAGGTTGAAACCCAAAAACCGCACTGA
- a CDS encoding amino acid aminotransferase: MPASIFAAVEMAPRDPILGLNEAFIADGRTEKVNLGVGVYYDDNGKIPLLAAVKTAEKSRLEAMPPRGYQPIEGPAAYNTAVQNLLFGKDSALIANGQVVTVQALGGTGALKVGADYLKRLVPGATVYISDPSWENHRALFESAGFPVENYPYYEPSTRGVNFAGMKVKLEQLAPGSVVVLHACCHNPTGADLTEAQWGEVVGACRERGLVPFLDMAYQGFADGIEPDAVAVRLFSASGLQFFVSSSFSKSFSLYGERVGALSIVTANKDESARVLSQVKRVIRTNYSNPPIHGGAIVAAVLNSAELRQMWEDELAGMRDRIRAMRTGLVENLKAAGVAQDFSFVIQQRGMFSYTGLSAAQVEQLRNDFGIYAVSTGRICLAALNSRNIGYVAKAIATVVKA, from the coding sequence ATGCCCGCTTCGATCTTCGCCGCCGTCGAGATGGCACCCCGTGACCCGATCCTCGGACTGAACGAGGCCTTCATCGCCGACGGGCGCACTGAGAAGGTGAACCTCGGCGTCGGCGTCTACTATGACGACAACGGCAAGATTCCGCTGCTCGCAGCTGTGAAGACGGCCGAGAAGTCGCGTCTCGAAGCGATGCCGCCGCGCGGCTACCAGCCGATCGAAGGCCCCGCGGCATACAACACCGCCGTGCAGAACCTGCTCTTCGGCAAGGATTCGGCCCTCATCGCCAACGGCCAGGTCGTCACCGTCCAGGCATTGGGCGGCACGGGCGCGCTGAAGGTCGGCGCCGACTACCTCAAGCGCCTGGTCCCCGGCGCAACCGTCTACATCTCGGATCCCAGCTGGGAAAACCACCGCGCGCTGTTCGAGTCCGCCGGCTTCCCGGTCGAGAACTATCCGTACTACGAGCCAAGCACCCGCGGCGTGAACTTCGCCGGCATGAAGGTCAAGCTCGAACAGCTCGCCCCGGGCTCTGTCGTCGTGCTGCACGCCTGCTGCCATAACCCGACGGGGGCCGATCTGACCGAAGCCCAGTGGGGCGAGGTCGTCGGTGCATGCCGCGAACGCGGCCTTGTGCCCTTCCTCGACATGGCCTACCAAGGATTCGCCGACGGCATCGAGCCGGACGCGGTCGCCGTGCGCCTGTTCTCCGCCAGTGGTCTGCAATTCTTCGTTTCGAGCTCGTTCTCGAAGTCGTTCTCGCTTTACGGCGAGCGCGTGGGCGCCCTGTCGATCGTCACCGCGAACAAGGACGAGTCGGCCCGCGTGCTGTCGCAGGTCAAGCGCGTGATTCGCACCAACTACTCCAATCCGCCGATCCATGGCGGCGCCATCGTCGCGGCAGTGCTGAATTCGGCCGAACTGCGTCAGATGTGGGAAGACGAACTGGCCGGCATGCGCGACCGCATCCGCGCGATGCGTACCGGGCTGGTCGAAAACCTGAAGGCGGCCGGCGTCGCGCAGGACTTCTCGTTCGTGATCCAGCAGCGCGGCATGTTCTCCTACACCGGCCTGTCGGCCGCGCAGGTCGAACAGCTCAGGAACGACTTCGGCATCTACGCCGTGTCGACTGGCCGCATTTGCCTCGCCGCCCTCAACTCGCGCAACATCGGCTACGTCGCGAAGGCGATTGCCACGGTCGTGAAGGCTTAA